One Pirellulales bacterium genomic region harbors:
- a CDS encoding tetratricopeptide repeat protein: MPTHEEMYDAAISMKDEGKLDEAVAKLEELLRQAPEYALAHSALAVLFTKLKRHDEAIAHAQRVCQIEPNDAFSFTALSVTLQRAGKIPEAEDAMARARTLQGHAH; encoded by the coding sequence ATGCCCACCCATGAGGAAATGTACGACGCCGCTATCAGCATGAAGGACGAAGGAAAACTCGACGAAGCTGTGGCCAAGCTCGAAGAACTGCTGCGACAAGCCCCCGAGTATGCGCTGGCCCATTCGGCGCTGGCGGTGCTCTTCACGAAGCTCAAGCGGCACGATGAAGCGATCGCCCATGCGCAGCGTGTTTGCCAGATCGAGCCGAACGACGCCTTCAGCTTCACCGCCTTGAGCGTCACGTTGCAGCGCGCCGGAAAAATTCCGGAAGCCGAAGACGCCATGGCCCGCGCCCGCACGCTCCAAGGCCACGCGCATTGA